A window of Scophthalmus maximus strain ysfricsl-2021 chromosome 10, ASM2237912v1, whole genome shotgun sequence contains these coding sequences:
- the LOC118283850 gene encoding polycomb group RING finger protein 5-A isoform X1 gives MAAAARKHLVRDFNHFITCYLCRGYLIKPTTVTECLHTFCKSCIVQHFEESNDCPECGIQVHETNPLEMLRLDNTLEEIIFKLVPGLREKEEQRELEFWRRNQPRGHGQAEALRCQRFGLPNVGGDGGGGGDAGGDDGDGDGGDDGDDYHRSDPQIAICLDCLRNTGQSGESTVTDLMKRFIRCSSRVTVGTIKKFLSLKLKLPSSYELDVLCNGEIMGRDHTLEFIYMTRWRLHGENTYPMVLEYRPRIDFG, from the exons ATGGCCGCCGCGGCGAGGAAGCACCTGGTGAGAGACTTTAACCATTTCATCACCTGTTACCTGTGTCGAGGTTACCTGATCAAACCCACCACGGTCACCGAGTGCCTGCACACCT TCTGTAAGAGCTGCATCGTGCAGCACTTTGAGGAGAGTAATGATTGTCCTGAGTGCGGCATCCAGGTCCACGAGACCAACCCGCTGGAGATGCTCAG GTTGGACAACACCCTGGAGGAGATCATTTTCAAACTGGTGCCGGGACTCAGAGAAA aagaggagcagcGGGAGCTGGAGTTCTGGAGGCGGAACCAGCCCAGAGGACACGGACAAG CAGAAGCCCTGAGGTGTCAGAGGTTCGGGCTGCCTAATGTCGGAGGCGAcggcggtggcggtggtgaTGCCGGTGGCGACGACGGTGACGGCGACGGCGGCGACGATGGCGACGACTACCACAGGAGCGATCCTCAGATCGCCATCTGCCTGGACTGCCTGCGCAACACGGGCCAGTCGGGGGAGAGCACCGTCACG GACTTGATGAAGAGGTTCATCCGCTGCTCCAGCCGCGTCACCGTGGGAACAATCAAGAAGTTCCTCAGTCTAAAGCTGAAGCTGCCGAGCTCGTATGAG ctggaCGTGCTGTGCAACGGAGAGATCATGGGCCGCGATCACACTCTGGAGTTCATCTACATGACCCGCTGGAGGCTTCACGGGGAGAAC ACGTATCCCATGGTCCTCGAGTATCGGCCGCGCATCGACTTCGGCTGA
- the LOC118283850 gene encoding polycomb group RING finger protein 5-A isoform X2 yields MAAAARKHLVRDFNHFITCYLCRGYLIKPTTVTECLHTFCKSCIVQHFEESNDCPECGIQVHETNPLEMLRLDNTLEEIIFKLVPGLREKEEQRELEFWRRNQPRGHGQEALRCQRFGLPNVGGDGGGGGDAGGDDGDGDGGDDGDDYHRSDPQIAICLDCLRNTGQSGESTVTDLMKRFIRCSSRVTVGTIKKFLSLKLKLPSSYELDVLCNGEIMGRDHTLEFIYMTRWRLHGENTYPMVLEYRPRIDFG; encoded by the exons ATGGCCGCCGCGGCGAGGAAGCACCTGGTGAGAGACTTTAACCATTTCATCACCTGTTACCTGTGTCGAGGTTACCTGATCAAACCCACCACGGTCACCGAGTGCCTGCACACCT TCTGTAAGAGCTGCATCGTGCAGCACTTTGAGGAGAGTAATGATTGTCCTGAGTGCGGCATCCAGGTCCACGAGACCAACCCGCTGGAGATGCTCAG GTTGGACAACACCCTGGAGGAGATCATTTTCAAACTGGTGCCGGGACTCAGAGAAA aagaggagcagcGGGAGCTGGAGTTCTGGAGGCGGAACCAGCCCAGAGGACACGGACAAG AAGCCCTGAGGTGTCAGAGGTTCGGGCTGCCTAATGTCGGAGGCGAcggcggtggcggtggtgaTGCCGGTGGCGACGACGGTGACGGCGACGGCGGCGACGATGGCGACGACTACCACAGGAGCGATCCTCAGATCGCCATCTGCCTGGACTGCCTGCGCAACACGGGCCAGTCGGGGGAGAGCACCGTCACG GACTTGATGAAGAGGTTCATCCGCTGCTCCAGCCGCGTCACCGTGGGAACAATCAAGAAGTTCCTCAGTCTAAAGCTGAAGCTGCCGAGCTCGTATGAG ctggaCGTGCTGTGCAACGGAGAGATCATGGGCCGCGATCACACTCTGGAGTTCATCTACATGACCCGCTGGAGGCTTCACGGGGAGAAC ACGTATCCCATGGTCCTCGAGTATCGGCCGCGCATCGACTTCGGCTGA
- the ankrd1a gene encoding ankyrin repeat domain-containing protein 1 gives MGLHSVEELVTGKRSEGKEADDFQAGVYEAAVNQEKRDDRRSHGELGGVGGALSEESDSGGEQEQVSVAALNTDKSGRLKLETVDDLFNILQLRKRRRERKTPVRRKQQPEPETVPETVDEQLFLTAAMENKLPVVEKFLRDGGNPNVSDHFQRSALHKASFRGNTDVMKRLLEAGAAIEKKDKLEATAAHWACRGGSLPALQLLLDQGAKVTSRDKLLSTPLHVAVRTGHCECAEHLIHCGADVNAKDRDGDTPMHDAVRINRFKIIKLLMMYGASLNTKNCDGKTPLETLYSWQNGAKSLLCNFDQVKTNGDSP, from the exons atggGGCTGCACAGCGTCGAGGAGCTG GTGACCGGCAAGAGGTCGGAGGGCAAAGAGGCGGACGACTTCCAGGCGGGCGTGTACGAGGCGGCCGTCAATCAGGAGAAGCGCGACGACCGCAGGTCCCACGGCGAGCTGGGCGGAGTGGGCGGAGCTCTGTCGGAGGAGAGTGACAGTGGAGGTGAACAGGAGCAAGTCAGCGTCGCAGCGCTCAAT ACGGATAAGAGCGGCCGACTGAAGCTGGAGACGGTGGACGACCTGTTCAACATCCtgcagctgaggaagaggaggagagagaggaagactcCCGTCCGGAGGAAGCAGCAGCCGGAGCCTGAGACCGTG ccGGAGACGGTGGATGAGCAGCTGTTTCTGACGGCGGCGATGGAGAACAAGCTGCCAGTGGTGGAGAAGTTCCTACGTGACGGAGGAAACCCCAATGTGTCCGACCAC TTCCAGAGAAGCGCTCTGCACAAAGCCTCGTTCAGGGGAAACACGGACGTGATGAAGAGGCTCCTGGAGGCCGGAGCCGCCATCGAGAAGAAAGACAAG CTGGAGGCCACAGCGGCCCACTGGgcctgcagaggaggaagcctGCCggccctgcagctcctcctcgaCCAGGGGGCAAAGGTCACCTCCAGGGACAAG ctgCTCAGCACTCCTCTCCATGTTGCCGTGAGGACGGGACACTGTGAGTGCGCTGAGCATCTCATTCACTGTGGAGCCGACGTCAATGCCAAAGACAGA GACGGAGACACGCCCATGCACGACGCGGTGAGAATCAACAGATTCAAGATAATCAAGCTGTTGATGATGTACGGGGCGAGTCTCAACACCAAGAACTGT GACGGGAAAACTCCCCTGGAGACTCTGTACTCGTGGCAGAACGGAGCGAAGAGCCTCCTGTGTAACTTCGACCAGGTGAAGACCAACGGAGACTCGCCATGA